GAGATTGAAAATTGTCCTTTCTAAATTACTCAACCAGGGAAATCAACTTTAAAATTGTCTATTACGGTCCCGGGTTAAGCGGCAAGACGACGAATATCAAATATATCTACGAAAAGGTCCGCAGCGACAACAAGGGCAAGCTGGTCAGCCTGGCCACGGAGACCGAGCGGACGCTCTTCTTCGATTTCTTTCCCCTCGACCTGGGTATGATCAAGGACTACAAGGTCCGTTTTCACCTGTACACCGTCCCCGGCCAGATCTATTACAGCGCCTCGCGCAAGCTGATCCTG
The nucleotide sequence above comes from Candidatus Aminicenantes bacterium. Encoded proteins:
- a CDS encoding gliding-motility protein MglA is translated as MSFLNYSTREINFKIVYYGPGLSGKTTNIKYIYEKVRSDNKGKLVSLATETERTLFFDFFPLDLGMIKDYKVRFHLYTVPGQIYYSASRKLIL